In the Candidatus Chlamydia sanziniae genome, TTTTAAAAAAAACCACGTAAAAAACTCTGGAAACATCATAGGTTGATGTACAACTTCTAATAATTTCTGCTTTAATTTTTCCAAACTCTCAGGATTGGTTTTAAGTATTTTATACGTAGATTCTCTGAGTGTATGTGTGGAAGTATATAAAAGAATCTGCATGAAAATCTTCTCCCAAAAAGGAGAAAACTTTTTTATTAAAATTAGAAAAGATTTCTGTAGCGCAGTGATAGGAATTTTCTCTAAAAAACGACTGACATCATCTTCTGATAAAGAACAAATAAAATCACTATCGATACTCACGTTCTTCTCCGCTAGATAATCCGACAAAAGAAGGTCTCGTTGCAATTGTAAAGCTTTGTTGTCCCCAACATCAAGAGCTTCAAGGGCATGCACTAAATATGTGCGAATCTCAAAATTTTTCAATTCACTATGCAAATCCCTAATAAAGTAATAGATAAGAGAAATACGCTCGATATTATTCTGGGCAAGTTCATATTTACGTTTTAGCTGGGAGAGATGTGAATCCCTCACTGAAGAAAGAATATAAGGCTCTTTAGAATTATCAGGAGATAAAATGCGTGTATCTTTTTTGATCTTAGTTTTGGTGGCTTGCCACCAACGATTCCAATCAGATTCAGGAATGACAAGCTCTATAAGCTCTTCTTTTATCTCCTTTGCTGTCTTTGGACCCAAATCTCTAATAAGAATTTCAATAACTTCAACAGGATATTCTTTAGCATAAGCTTCAAAGCTATCGGGATCTCCAAATCGTCGAGAAAGAAAATGCTCCTTGTCCAAAGGAATTAGGCTTTTAAAAGCCGTCTCGAAAGAAATATCCTTAGCCATCATGATGCCTTCGAATTCTATCAAAACCTTCTGCTGAAGAAAAGAGACATCCATGACTTCTCCAACGCCCCATCCTCCTTGATGAAACACAAAATTCCCCTTAGTCAAATGCATCAAAAACTCAAAACGACTCAAACTGTACTGAAAATCACGGCCATCCCGAAGCCCAACAACCCGCAAAGCCTCGTCAAAATTCTCCTGATCAGCATATTTCTCTTGTACATATTTGAAAGCAATATCATAAAACATCTTATTATTAGATGTTTGCAAATCCAAGATCAGTTGAAGCACTCGATCTTTATTTACTCCTTCAGGAACCTTTTCCCAAAGAGGAAGTACTGTATCTACAATCTTTCCAAATAACGGTGCAAAAGAAGAAAAACGAACTTTCTCTAAAATTTGAACAAGCTCCTCTCCTCGTACTACATCATTAAAACAATACTCTTCCCATAGACTAAAAAAGCTCGCGGGTTGCTCTTCCTCTATTAAGACTTGCAACTTTTCTAAATAGTCCACGATATCTCCTATTTTTACTCCGCGAATATACGCTTAAGTATAAAAAAGAGCAATATCGCAATACAAAATAATCAAAGTTATTTTATAATAAACCAAAATAATGGTGATTGTTATGAATAGTAAGTCTGCTGAAAAAATAATAGATTCTATAAAACAAATCCTAACTATTTATAAAATAGACTTTGACTCTTCTTTCGGTTCTGCTTTAACTTCCGATTCCGATGCAGATTACGAATACCTAATCCACAAAACTCAAGAAAAAATCCAAGAATTAGATAAACGCGCGCAAGAAATTCTTACACAAACAGGAATGACTCGTGAGCAAATGGAAGTCTTTGCAAATAATCCTGATAACTTCTCTCCTGAAGAATGGCTTGCCCTAGAAAATATCCGCTCTTCGTGTGAAGAATACAAGAAAGAAACAGAATCTTTGATCAATGAAGTTACCCAAGATTTAACAAATAACGATAGAAAAACCAAAGGCAAAAAACTCCAATCTTCTTCTACTAAAAAAAATAAGAAAAAAAACTGGATTCCCTTATAAAATCACCTATAATCTCAAAGATATGAAAATCGCTGTATCTCAAGGTTTAGATCTATCCTTACAAGGATCTCCAAAAGAGTCTGGATTCTATAATAGAGTGGATCCAGACTTTGTTGCTATAGATCTGAGGCCTTTTTGCTCCTTAGCTTTAAAACTTAAAGTGGCGCAAGGGGATGTTATAAACTCAGGATGTCCTATAGCTGAATATAAGCATTTTCCTAACACCTTCATTACATCCCATGTTTCAGGAACCGTAACTAGTATACGCCGAGGAGTAAAACGCTCTCTTTTAGATGTTGTGATTAAAAAACTTCCAGGTCCGACAATTACGGAATATTCCTACGATTTACAAACCCTGTCTCATTTAGAACTTTTAGAAGTGTTTAAAAAAGAAGGACTGTTTGCCTTAATGAAACAACGTCCCTTTGATATCCCTGCGCTTCCCACGAAAAGTCCAAAAGACATTTTCATCAATCTTGCAGATAACCGACCATTTACTCCTGTTCCAGAAAAACACCTTGCTTTATTTTCTTCTAAAGAAGAAGGCTTCTACGTTTTTGTGGTAGGGGTGCGGGCAATAGCGAAACTTTTTGGGCTTCGTCCTCATATTATCTTTAGAGATCGTCTGACATTGCCCACCCAAGACCTAAAAGCCATAGCCCACCTCCATACAATTTCTGGTCCGTTTCCCTCAGGATCCCCTTCAATACATATCCAGCAGATAGCTCCTATTACAGATGAAAAACAGGTGATTTTTACCCTGTCTTTTCCAGAAGTTTTAACTATTGGTCATCTTTTCCTTAAAGGAAGAATTTTACATGAACAAGTCGTAGCTCTTGCAGGCACAGGAATTAAAAGTTCCCAACGACGTTATATCATTACAACGAAAGGAGCTTCCTTCTCTAGTCTACTTAATCTTGAAGAGATTTCCCACAAAGATTCTCTCATTGCTGGAGATCCCTTAACAGGAAGGCTATGTTATAAAGAAGAGTCTCCTCATTTAGGCCTTCGGGATCACTCGATAACTGTTCTTCCCAACCCCTCGAAGCGCCAAGCTTTCAGCTTCTTAAGACTCGGATTCAACAAATTAACATTTACAAAGACATACCTTTCAGGGTTTTTCAAGAAAAAACGCGTTTATATCAATCCAGACACCAATGTACATGGAGAAACTCGCCCCATCATAGATACTGAAATTTATGATAAAGTTATGCCAATGAGAATTCCTGTAGTCCCTTTAATTAAAGCAATTATCACAAAAAATTTTAATCTTGCTTGTCAATTTGGTTTTTTAGAAATCAGCTCCGAAGACTTTGCCTTACCTACGCTTATAGATCCCTCCAAAATAGAGATGCTTACGATAGTAAAAGAAGCTTTAGTGGAATACGCTAAAGAAACAGGTATTCTTTCCCCACAAGAGGAAAGTCATATTTGTTCTTCAAAGAACTTATAAATCCCTTTCAGAATGCAGCATCTCCAACATAAAAGGGGCGGCATAACTAATGATCATATCCGCACCCGCCCGCTTAATACTGACTACAGATTCATAAACCATTCTCTCATAGTTCAGCCATCCCTGTTGAGAAGCTGAAAGAATCATAGCATACTCTCCGCTGACTTGATAAGCTGCTAAAGGCAAACACGTTTGCTGGCGAACACGATAGAGAACATCAAGATAAAACCCTGCAGGTTTGACCATGAGCATATCTGCTCCTTCCTCTTCATCTAGAGAGCTTTCAAGCAAAGCTTCTAGAACATTCTTAGGATTCATCTGATAATTCTTTTTATCTCCTGAAGTTACGTGGGAATGTAGAGCATTACGAAAGGGCTGATACAGAGCTGAAGCATATTTAACACTATAAGAAAGGATTGAGGTACTTGTAGCCCCTGCTTGATCTAATTTAGAACGGATATACGCTATTCTTCCATCCATCATATCACTTGGGGCAACAATATCAGCTCCCATTTCAGCATGGAGAGTTGCAATATTGCCGAAAATTCTTACGCTTTCATCATTAAGAACTTCTCCATCTAAAAATATACCATCATGACCATGAGTAGTATAGGGATCTAAAGCGATGTCACTAATCACACAAAGGTTTGGAAAGGTTCTCTTTATTTCATAAATACTATGGCACAAAATATTTTTAGGATTAGAAGAGTAAGAACCGTAAGCGTCCTTAAGATGACTAGGAATTACAGGGAAAAGCATTACTGCTTTTAAACCATACTCACAAAGCCTTTCTATTTCTTTAAGTAGTAGATCTAAACTCCATCGATAAACGCCTGGAAGACTCTCAATCGGTTCTTGGATATTCTTACCTTCACGAACAAAAAGAGGAGCGATGAAGTCTTGAGAAGACAAATGTGTCTCTGCTACGAGATTTCTAATTGCTGGGCTTTTTCTATTTCTTCTAGGTCGTCTGCTTAAACTCAAGGCACTCATGGTTCATCCTTCGACAGTTTCCACATTCTTGAGAAGAGAGAGTTTATTTATTATACTATATTCTTCTTCTTTAGAGGGAGTGGAAAATGTTCAAAACCACTCTATTCGAGAACGAATTAAGTGGTTTTCTTGTTTAAAACTATGTTAAAAGACTGTTCATTTGGTAAGAAAAATAGAATTTTGCACTTTTTTAAACACAAGATCAACTCTTTTTCAACAAAGATAGGGTAGTTAAAAACAGTTTTGCTTTTTTCTTATCCCTATGGCAGGATTTTTTATTTTTTGAGGTCTTCATGTTAGGCAGAGAAGAAAAGTTCTCTAGTAATGAAAAACGATGTTTATCTCGTTTTGTTACTAACTTGGAATCTAATGTTTTTGGTTTAAAAAACCTTCCCGAGGTAGTTAAGGGGGCTTTGTTTTCTAAATATTCTCGATCTCTTTTAGGTTTACGATCTCTGCTTTTAAAGGAATTTATAGAACATGAAGAAAGCAGCAGTTGTTTTAACGAGACTACTGACTGTGTGTTAGGTGTACAAAAGGCTGCCGATTTTTATCAACGTATTCTTGACAACTTCGGAGATGATTCTGTTGGAGAATTGGGCGGAGCCCATCTTGCCATGGAAAATGTGTCTATTTTAGCCGCAAAAGTTTTAGAAGATGCTCGCATAGGAGGATCCCCCCTAGAAAAGTCCACAAGGTATGTGTATTTTGATCAAAAGGTTCGAGGGGAGTATTTATATTACCGCGACCCTATTTTAATGACCTCGGCCTTTAAAGATGTTTTTTTGGGGACGTGTAATTTTCTATTCGAAACTTATTCGGATTTGATTCCTCAAGTCCGTACGCATTTTGAAAAACTTTATCCTAGAGATTCTGAAATATCAGAATCTG is a window encoding:
- a CDS encoding GreA/GreB family elongation factor, whose translation is MDYLEKLQVLIEEEQPASFFSLWEEYCFNDVVRGEELVQILEKVRFSSFAPLFGKIVDTVLPLWEKVPEGVNKDRVLQLILDLQTSNNKMFYDIAFKYVQEKYADQENFDEALRVVGLRDGRDFQYSLSRFEFLMHLTKGNFVFHQGGWGVGEVMDVSFLQQKVLIEFEGIMMAKDISFETAFKSLIPLDKEHFLSRRFGDPDSFEAYAKEYPVEVIEILIRDLGPKTAKEIKEELIELVIPESDWNRWWQATKTKIKKDTRILSPDNSKEPYILSSVRDSHLSQLKRKYELAQNNIERISLIYYFIRDLHSELKNFEIRTYLVHALEALDVGDNKALQLQRDLLLSDYLAEKNVSIDSDFICSLSEDDVSRFLEKIPITALQKSFLILIKKFSPFWEKIFMQILLYTSTHTLRESTYKILKTNPESLEKLKQKLLEVVHQPMMFPEFFTWFFLKLGSGEDGIFDPQDKEIQRLFLEAALTFMYHIASTPQKELGKKMHHFLVSQRYLPIRRMIEQAPLPFLQECLLLSTKCPQFSSSDLNVLQSLAEVVHSGLKKHAPTIEEDVFWATSESFSRMKNKLQSLVGKEMIENAKEIEDARALGDLRENSEYKFALEKRSRLQEEIRILSEEINHSKILTKDIVFTNKVGIGCRVTLEDEQGNCVDYTLLGPWDANPDQGILSLKSKLAQNMLGKSVGAKVMLQMKEYKISKIRSIWDTQ
- a CDS encoding Na(+)-translocating NADH-quinone reductase subunit A, whose amino-acid sequence is MKIAVSQGLDLSLQGSPKESGFYNRVDPDFVAIDLRPFCSLALKLKVAQGDVINSGCPIAEYKHFPNTFITSHVSGTVTSIRRGVKRSLLDVVIKKLPGPTITEYSYDLQTLSHLELLEVFKKEGLFALMKQRPFDIPALPTKSPKDIFINLADNRPFTPVPEKHLALFSSKEEGFYVFVVGVRAIAKLFGLRPHIIFRDRLTLPTQDLKAIAHLHTISGPFPSGSPSIHIQQIAPITDEKQVIFTLSFPEVLTIGHLFLKGRILHEQVVALAGTGIKSSQRRYIITTKGASFSSLLNLEEISHKDSLIAGDPLTGRLCYKEESPHLGLRDHSITVLPNPSKRQAFSFLRLGFNKLTFTKTYLSGFFKKKRVYINPDTNVHGETRPIIDTEIYDKVMPMRIPVVPLIKAIITKNFNLACQFGFLEISSEDFALPTLIDPSKIEMLTIVKEALVEYAKETGILSPQEESHICSSKNL
- the hemB gene encoding porphobilinogen synthase, with protein sequence MSALSLSRRPRRNRKSPAIRNLVAETHLSSQDFIAPLFVREGKNIQEPIESLPGVYRWSLDLLLKEIERLCEYGLKAVMLFPVIPSHLKDAYGSYSSNPKNILCHSIYEIKRTFPNLCVISDIALDPYTTHGHDGIFLDGEVLNDESVRIFGNIATLHAEMGADIVAPSDMMDGRIAYIRSKLDQAGATSTSILSYSVKYASALYQPFRNALHSHVTSGDKKNYQMNPKNVLEALLESSLDEEEGADMLMVKPAGFYLDVLYRVRQQTCLPLAAYQVSGEYAMILSASQQGWLNYERMVYESVVSIKRAGADMIISYAAPFMLEMLHSERDL